The following coding sequences lie in one Alicyclobacillus curvatus genomic window:
- a CDS encoding DoxX family protein: protein MFTEFLRKNVWAAGILTILRVYLGWGFLTAGWEKITGAEPFSAAGFLQGAVAKPVFVTHSTVLEYPNYVAFLKSFAIPNVGLFNFLVPWGELFVGIGLITGTLTTAAVFFGMMMNFAYMFAGTISSNPWDVLIGLFIIVAGYNAGKFGGDYWVIPWIRQHVTSWLHHEIEIGSGTGGKAVH from the coding sequence ATGTTCACCGAATTTCTGAGAAAGAATGTGTGGGCTGCAGGCATCCTCACAATTCTTCGTGTCTATTTGGGATGGGGGTTTTTGACTGCAGGATGGGAGAAGATTACAGGGGCGGAGCCATTTAGTGCGGCTGGTTTCCTGCAAGGTGCTGTTGCAAAACCCGTTTTTGTTACACACTCTACTGTCCTTGAGTACCCAAACTACGTAGCCTTTTTAAAGAGCTTTGCAATACCGAATGTTGGGTTGTTCAATTTTCTGGTACCGTGGGGTGAACTGTTTGTTGGGATTGGCCTTATCACCGGGACGCTGACAACGGCGGCGGTTTTCTTTGGGATGATGATGAACTTTGCTTACATGTTCGCAGGTACAATTTCCAGTAACCCATGGGATGTACTCATTGGTCTGTTCATCATCGTTGCAGGTTATAATGCCGGCAAATTTGGTGGCGACTACTGGGTCATTCCCTGGATTCGCCAGCACGTGACATCCTGGTTGCATCACGAAATAGAAATCGGCAGCGGCACGGGCGGCAAAGCGGTGCATTAA
- a CDS encoding dioxygenase — protein MMPSLFIAHGAPLLAIQENEYTAFLSHLGKMLERPKAIVLFSAHWESQAQCVSFVPGVYDTIYDFGGFPPEMYQIKYPATGATEIARQVQELLLQQGIPVQTDATRGLDHGAWVVLRLLYPDADIPVVAMSVSPGLGPADQYRVGQVLSSLREDGVLIIGSGGTVHNLRALRMSGQSDTVDDWAADFDHWLAEHLTVWDLKSLFDYDRLAPGAQMAVPIFGDEHFIPLFYAMGAADDSRKAELLYRGYQYGNLSHSIWQFG, from the coding sequence ATGATGCCGTCTTTGTTCATCGCGCACGGAGCACCACTGCTCGCCATCCAAGAAAACGAGTACACGGCTTTCCTCAGCCATCTGGGTAAGATGCTGGAGCGTCCGAAAGCCATTGTACTGTTTTCAGCGCATTGGGAGAGTCAAGCACAATGTGTGAGTTTTGTACCTGGCGTCTACGATACCATTTATGATTTTGGCGGTTTTCCCCCGGAAATGTATCAGATAAAGTACCCTGCGACAGGAGCGACAGAGATTGCACGGCAGGTGCAAGAACTCCTCCTGCAACAGGGGATTCCTGTCCAGACGGATGCCACACGCGGACTCGATCATGGTGCTTGGGTTGTGTTACGCCTTCTTTATCCGGATGCGGACATTCCGGTGGTCGCAATGTCGGTAAGTCCCGGCTTAGGTCCTGCGGATCAGTATCGCGTCGGCCAGGTTTTATCCAGTCTGCGTGAAGACGGAGTGCTCATCATCGGAAGCGGTGGAACCGTGCATAATCTTCGCGCCCTCCGCATGTCTGGCCAATCAGACACTGTTGATGACTGGGCAGCAGATTTTGACCATTGGTTAGCAGAGCACCTGACTGTTTGGGACCTCAAGTCACTATTTGACTATGATAGGCTTGCTCCAGGAGCACAGATGGCGGTACCGATTTTTGGCGATGAGCACTTTATTCCGCTGTTTTATGCGATGGGGGCAGCGGACGACTCACGCAAGGCAGAACTCCTTTACAGAGGATATCAATATGGGAATTTGAGTCACAGTATCTGGCAATTCGGCTAG
- a CDS encoding pirin family protein has product MLTIYPAESRYTSDHGWLKTSHSFSFADYYDPANMGFGPMRVLNDDIVQPSKGFGRHPHREMEIVSIVLKGQLEHTDSTGSTEIIRSGDVQRMSAGTGVIHSEMNPSPTEEVNFLQLWFEPEERGLTPSYEQVSYNKSELKDQLRPIVSKELGDNVAHIHQDMTIYLSELTAGGSLDFEGSPSRNVFLFVIEGDIRVEHEHIMHTRDSARISELASLRIESDTGAFFMLIDLPA; this is encoded by the coding sequence ATGCTGACCATATATCCAGCAGAGAGTCGGTACACATCTGACCATGGGTGGCTCAAAACATCTCATAGCTTTTCCTTCGCCGATTACTACGATCCTGCCAACATGGGATTCGGTCCGATGCGTGTGCTAAATGACGATATTGTACAACCGTCAAAGGGATTTGGCAGACATCCGCACCGCGAGATGGAAATTGTTTCTATCGTCTTGAAGGGCCAACTTGAGCATACAGACAGCACCGGAAGTACTGAAATCATTCGCAGCGGCGATGTACAGAGGATGAGTGCAGGCACTGGTGTGATTCACTCAGAAATGAATCCATCTCCAACTGAAGAAGTAAATTTTCTACAACTTTGGTTTGAACCCGAAGAGCGTGGTCTTACACCATCGTACGAGCAGGTGTCTTACAACAAGAGCGAATTGAAAGACCAGTTGCGCCCAATTGTTTCAAAGGAACTCGGCGACAATGTGGCTCATATTCACCAAGACATGACGATTTACCTGTCCGAACTGACTGCAGGAGGCTCACTCGATTTCGAGGGAAGTCCAAGTAGAAACGTCTTTCTATTCGTCATTGAGGGAGACATTCGCGTAGAGCACGAACACATCATGCACACGCGAGATTCGGCGCGCATCAGTGAGTTGGCATCTCTCAGGATAGAAAGTGATACGGGAGCATTTTTCATGTTGATTGACCTGCCTGCGTAA